The DNA sequence ACAGCGCCACCGGCCCCGAAGCTggcaccttcctccccttctctttCAACTCTCCCAAAATCTCAAACATCCTATTCGCCATCTCcggctccctcaccaacaacctcagaATACTCCTcgactcctccttcaacccgGGGTACGACTCGGCCTTGATGCTCGCcacctccaacgcctcctccaacttcccctGATCAGCATAGCAATCCACCAACGCCTCATAATGCAACCCCGTCATCTtgatccccctcccagccaaCTCCTTAAACGCGCCCGTTGCCAGCTCCTCATCACAATGCCTTGCCCCAGTGTTCAGAGTATTATTCAACATCCCATCACTCGGCACCACAAGCCCATGCTCCACCAGCTTCCCCCAGAGGTATTTCGTCCCCTCGAGATAACTCTCCCTCGAACACTCCTCCAACATATAATACCACACCTCCATCGGCACCCCGTCCAAcctcccttcttcccccctcccttcctccctcccagtctccaacccaaccctcatcatcaaaaccTGAAAAGCCTCCTCCGTATACCCCCTCTTTCCCAGTACATGAACCACAGTATCCCACCCCGTCCcactcatccacctcctttccccctcctcttcccaccccaccacctcctccaacgcctctaacgccagctcctcctgcctctccctcAGTAACCCCAAAATAacatcctccctcacctccttgaTCAACTCCTCCCCGTAAACAACCCCTATCCGTCTCAATATCAAGTTCCTAAGCGTGTAATCAGGGTGAATAGCCAGCAATTTAATCGCCGCCCTCCAAAACTCCTTGCTAGGGGCAATACTGGCTTTGTCCATCTCCTTGAGGATGTCCTCGAGCTCCCAGGCTGAACCCCGTTCTGGATCCCAGTTTGCAACAACCAACGCCCGGTAGAGGAGTTCAttcgggggttggtgacggtCGGTGACGAGGTAGTGGACTAGTGATCTGATTTTGAGACCCGTGAAGCGTTTGGAGTGTTTGGAGTGGGAAGTCAACaggcgggtgagggtgaggaggagggtgggggttgacaaggaggcgaggagagatggggggatggtgttgtcggggagggtgaggatgtcaagggagggggtggtgattgcTGGGGTTTCTGGTTGGCCGGTagtggctgttgttgttgttgttgtagtagtagtagtagttgGTAAAGATGAGACCTCATGCTGATATTGCTCCTTCAGCAGCTTCCGGTTGGCTTTTTCATGTTGCCATATCCTCTGGTTTTTCCCTGGTCGAGTCTTTTTCGATCTTTGGGTGAGCTGAGAACCATCGTCAATAACAGgtttttgctgttgtgatAGCGTCAAGTTTGAAGTAAGCAGTCCAGTGCTGgaaccatcttcttcatgaGCAGCAGCCGTAGTAGAAGTGAGCCTGCGCGGTACTGACggcctcagcctcgacgtCTTTTGAAAAAGCGCCGCATTGATTGACGGGCAGAGACACCTCCAAAGGCCATCGACAACTTGGCGGGGAGCTGCCATGTTAAGACGGTCGTGAAATCAAGCTtcttggcggtggtggtgaccgTTGATTAGGGTTGAGAGCTCAACTAAACTTTTTGGAGGGGCCAGTGCCAAGACTTGAAGTCAAGGTACGTACCTTCTCACTCAGACGCCAGATCACGTGGGTCCCTCTGTTCGTGTGACAGGCTCTTGTCCAACATGAAAGCTGGCTGTTTATTTTCTAATTTTTTTCTGTTATTATTCTTGATACTCCAGGCCAGTGAGACAAGCCAAATCAAACGCATGCTATGCCGCAACAAAGGTATGCTGCTTTCACACCAGCCAAAAGCAACCCTGCCTTCCAGCTCAACACATGACCGGGTGTCTTCTTTTGGCTGTTAGAACCTCCGCCTGTTCCCCAGACTCGGCAGCCCCAGAAGAGCACTGGGAACAGCCTGAACGGCAGCCGATAATCCCTGCCTTTCCTCGCCTTGAACCGCCGTAGTAGCATATGAGCCTCTCCATCAAACACATCACTCTAGAAacaactcccccctcacGCACCCCTattcccacctctcccacccctcccacctctccctctcccacccctccctctatcacccccacccctcccaccattATCCCCTCTCTGAtgtcctccccgtccccctctatacccacccccacccgactgctgctgctccttgaCAATATCGATAATCTCGTCCGGAACCCGTAGGTATTTAATCTGTCATTTCATCATTagcccccatccccatcctccccccaggGCTCCTACTCACATTATTCCCCTTGACATAAACCTCCGGCAACCTCACAAACTTATCCCCCTCCTATTCAACCCGTCAGCATTTAAttcattcccctccccatcagtGAACTTAGAGCGCAAAACCCACAGGACTAGTCTGtaccacctccctcaacgtCAAATTCATCCAAGTATCGCACAGCACCAAATGCCCATTCAGCGTCTCCCCGTTCTTGAGCTCGACCAGCATCGGGTGGCCCTGCGCCGCGTTAAGAAGACCAAGAGGCAGCTGCAACGCCCACCGCGCAATCAAAATCAGCATTATACCCTTTtgcccaacccccctcttgACGTACCATCTTTGCCCGCCTATTctctctccccttttccttctaAAACCCAACCTTTTGCCGCGCGTAGAAATCGTTTTCAATCGAAAAAAAGATGTTCGATTGTCCGGCGTGTCGTGTGGCGGCAAGTGATGGGTAATTCGTCGTTTCGttaggtaaggtaggtaaaCAAAGTCGCAATGAATAGGTGGTTGGCAGACATCAAACAAACAAGCGCCGCCCAAGAAACATGACCTCAGCGCGTCTCCCTTCCCtaaaccccccccccagcctTGCGGGGACACTGTAGTGGGGGACCTGAACCGTGCACAGCCGACAATTACCCGACTAAATTTCCCCGCTAGCGCGCGACCGTTGTGGGGACCTAAACTTTGATGAGACGACATGGCACGAAAAAAGTCCCAGAATGGGAGTCAATAACCATGTGAGGGATGCACTTCCAGGAGGGAAACGAAAAAAACTGCGAGTCTAGTGACATTTAAAGCACTCTGATATCAAAAACTCAACAGCTGAAGTTTTCTGTGGACTTAGAATcaaaagcaaagcaaaaCCATTTGCTGAACCAGCAAAAGAGTAGGtttggacgagctgggaaTCGAACCCAGGACCTTTCGCATACAGGTGAGTATGCTAAGCGAACGCTCTACCAACTGAGCCACACGCCCCTGGTTATTTGATGGATGTTGCACCCAGAAGCAGCCACTATCATCGAGATCATTCCCTTGACAGCGCACATCTCACTCTAGCAAGGACTCTCAACCACAGTCTGATGTTCACGATAAACCCATCTGATATCTATGTAACCTGAcaaaaaacaacccaaccattTGGATGATGAATCCGAGATAGACTATCCCCCCCCTTTGCGCAACGCAACAAAAACCAAGAGACCACACCAACCCGAACAGCATCCGTTACAGTAATCCATTCCGTCATGCGTTCCCAAATCCTTTGACACGTTACCCACCACAGGCTGAGAGACCAGCAAAACACGCCCATTTTAGCTTCTTTCCACATTGTTCATTCTGCCAGCAGGTTCGTCATGGCGTTAAATGGCGCTCTCTCGGCTCTTGCGGTAACTCGCCTGCGGAGCAGCTGGAGTCAGTATACGcacttcttctctctctctactGGAAAGAATAAGCCGAAGCACGACTTGCCTCCTGTTCAACTTGCAGACCGTCAATGACAGGGGCAAGTTCACTGAGA is a window from the Podospora pseudocomata strain CBS 415.72m chromosome 6, whole genome shotgun sequence genome containing:
- a CDS encoding hypothetical protein (EggNog:ENOG503NYZ9; COG:J) produces the protein MAAPRQVVDGLWRCLCPSINAALFQKTSRLRPSVPRRLTSTTAAAHEEDGSSTGLLTSNLTLSQQQKPVIDDGSQLTQRSKKTRPGKNQRIWQHEKANRKLLKEQYQHEVSSLPTTTTTTTTTTTATTGQPETPAITTPSLDILTLPDNTIPPSLLASLSTPTLLLTLTRLLTSHSKHSKRFTGLKIRSLVHYLVTDRHQPPNELLYRALVVANWDPERGSAWELEDILKEMDKASIAPSKEFWRAAIKLLAIHPDYTLRNLILRRIGVVYGEELIKEVREDVILGLLRERQEELALEALEEVVGWEEEGERRWMSGTGWDTVVHVLGKRGYTEEAFQVLMMRVGLETGREEGRGEEGRLDGVPMEVWYYMLEECSRESYLEGTKYLWGKLVEHGLVVPSDGMLNNTLNTGARHCDEELATGAFKELAGRGIKMTGLHYEALVDCYADQGKLEEALEVASIKAESYPGLKEESRSILRLLVREPEMANRMFEILGELKEKGRKVPASGPVALLEFVGLQGDMGALVDALERVQPLMEGSDWGLGYLCRQAKTAEDWNLIARAYPRIGPTMTVGKPLVTLNDTVRNLAADREGDLDLAFARLWDMGEHLVQRVAKYPTDDTLMALLDRCYWEKDSRIWAVIDLAREKGIQVDETDMKKLSTIPKPERFLLLAPAGKS
- a CDS encoding hypothetical protein (EggNog:ENOG503NYZ9; COG:J), coding for MLPLGLLNAAQGHPMLVELKNGETLNGHLVLCDTWMNLTLREVVQTSPEGDKFVRLPEVYVKGNNIKYLRVPDEIIDIVKEQQQSGGGGYRGGRGGHQRGDNGGRGGGDRGRGGRGRGGRGGRGGNRGA